From the genome of SAR324 cluster bacterium, one region includes:
- a CDS encoding ISAzo13 family transposase has product MKELIELEILQIQSEYGEIRAFFDERRRLWCAARSRTFDRMYQRGGVSAVSQATGVSRPTIYAGLTELQETERLDVSRIRKSGGGRKSVETHYPDILSKLEDLVDPDSRGDPESPLRWTTKSTRKLSDELKQQGYKLGSSKVRHLLLDLNYTLQSNKKTMEGGNPPDRDEQFQYINEQAKRFHSEAQPVISVDTKKKENIGEFKNPGQQ; this is encoded by the coding sequence ATGAAAGAATTAATAGAACTAGAAATATTACAGATCCAATCAGAGTATGGCGAAATTAGAGCTTTTTTTGATGAGCGTCGTCGTTTATGGTGTGCGGCTCGGTCACGAACCTTCGATAGAATGTATCAACGAGGTGGTGTGAGTGCCGTAAGTCAAGCCACCGGTGTTTCTCGTCCGACAATTTATGCTGGATTAACGGAACTTCAGGAAACAGAACGTTTGGACGTATCACGAATACGCAAATCAGGAGGCGGCCGTAAAAGTGTAGAAACACATTATCCTGATATTTTGTCAAAACTGGAGGATTTGGTTGATCCTGATAGTCGAGGAGATCCAGAGTCACCATTGCGATGGACCACAAAAAGCACGCGCAAGTTATCGGATGAACTCAAACAACAAGGTTACAAATTAGGCTCCAGTAAAGTAAGACACTTGTTGCTTGATCTGAACTACACTCTTCAATCTAATAAAAAAACCATGGAAGGAGGAAATCCTCCAGATCGAGATGAACAATTTCAATATATCAATGAACAGGCTAAACGATTTCATTCAGAGGCGCAGCCTGTCATATCGGTAGATACAAAGAAAAAAGAGAATATTGGCGAGTTTAAAAACCCGGGTCAACAGTAG
- a CDS encoding ISAzo13 family transposase: MDKELGKVAPYGIYDIFRNEGWVSVGISSDTAQFAVNSIRTWYQQIAIEKYGAIKKIMITADCSGSNGNRVRLWKKELQGLSNETGLEIHVCHYPPGTSKWNKIEHRMFSFISQNWKGKPLLTRQTVIDLIRARA, translated from the coding sequence ATTGATAAAGAACTTGGAAAAGTTGCGCCATATGGCATCTACGATATCTTTAGAAACGAGGGATGGGTTAGCGTTGGCATCAGTAGTGATACCGCACAATTCGCGGTCAACTCCATCAGGACCTGGTATCAGCAAATCGCCATAGAGAAATATGGCGCAATCAAAAAAATTATGATCACTGCAGATTGTAGCGGATCCAACGGAAACAGAGTTCGATTGTGGAAAAAAGAATTGCAAGGTTTGTCTAATGAAACTGGACTGGAAATCCATGTTTGCCATTATCCTCCAGGAACGAGCAAATGGAATAAAATAGAGCATCGAATGTTCAGTTTTATTTCTCAAAACTGGAAGGGCAAACCACTACTGACTCGACAAACTGTTATTGACCTCATTAGGGCTCGTGCGTAA
- a CDS encoding ATP-binding protein, with translation MNPVKFEEVLQSYKALRCFGIAENLSSLIQRAEDNQISYLQFAQQLLDQEFQWRNQKRVALNQRKAGFPVMKRLDEFDFRAQTTITKKQIASLMDFSFIEHRHNVVFIGPPGVGKTHLAIALGQEALNHGYKVAFFTAMGLMETLDLAEIQGQLKHKISALLKYDLILCDELGYLPINKQSISNLFQFINALYEYRSLILTTNKDFTNWGEFFAAENIAVPIVDRIIHHSHIFMMGGESYRLKQKLENR, from the coding sequence ATGAATCCGGTCAAATTTGAGGAAGTCCTCCAATCTTATAAAGCATTACGCTGCTTCGGCATCGCTGAAAATCTGTCGTCCCTGATTCAACGAGCCGAAGACAACCAGATTTCCTATCTGCAATTCGCTCAACAGTTGCTGGATCAGGAATTTCAATGGCGCAATCAAAAACGTGTCGCGCTCAACCAGCGAAAGGCGGGATTCCCGGTCATGAAGCGCCTCGATGAATTTGATTTTCGGGCGCAAACGACCATTACCAAAAAACAGATCGCGTCGTTGATGGACTTTTCTTTCATTGAGCATCGACACAATGTCGTCTTTATTGGTCCGCCGGGCGTTGGAAAAACGCATTTAGCCATCGCTCTGGGGCAGGAAGCTCTCAATCACGGTTATAAAGTCGCCTTCTTCACCGCCATGGGGTTGATGGAAACTCTTGATCTGGCTGAAATCCAGGGGCAGTTGAAACATAAAATCAGCGCGCTCCTCAAATATGATCTCATCCTCTGTGATGAATTGGGATATTTGCCCATTAATAAACAGAGTATCTCAAATTTGTTTCAGTTTATCAATGCCTTGTATGAGTATCGTTCCCTGATTTTAACCACGAACAAGGATTTTACCAATTGGGGGGAATTCTTCGCCGCGGAAAATATCGCGGTGCCCATTGTCGATCGCATTATTCATCACTCTCATATCTTTATGATGGGCGGCGAAAGCTATCGACTCAAACAAAAACTCGAAAATCGCTAA
- a CDS encoding IS21 family transposase — MIYKIKALHDDGNGLSIHQIAEQLKLSRNTVRKYLRMKENEITTYLRSPQREKVLDEHREYMRHLLEMYPELSSGKMLRKLKTHGLEVEISQRSVRRYMASLSKELPSIPGRRYEPILDMVPGVQCQVDGGELRDVMIAGQPTTVYFMVFVLSYSRMMYVSVSLRPINTDLFITMHDQAFRFFDGVVEECVYDQTKLVVIKEEFRELWLNQRFHQYANSAGFKVRACEGYDPESKGKVEAGVKYVQKDFFYGDSFAQVEDLRQRMVNWLKTVANVRVHGTTREVPWDVYDLRERPRMKPYLSPKCLQQVCLGETRQVDKTSLISWQSNKYSVPGQYQSSSVFVRQEEGWLLIHAPDSNQPITRHRISARKGEVIKNLNHYRSRQDQIVRYEQTLQSLLGDELASSLCQLLRKTTPDLYKDQLAGLKLVLGQYPSVTLLRPWLKDLTQRAELRVSYIRDYLAAAMNNPLSLPLEEHLLSRDLKLYRGLDQKTLGREDV, encoded by the coding sequence ACAGTACGGAAATATCTGCGGATGAAGGAAAATGAGATCACGACGTATCTGCGCAGTCCTCAGCGTGAGAAAGTTCTGGATGAACATCGGGAATACATGCGGCATCTATTGGAGATGTATCCTGAACTTTCCTCGGGAAAAATGCTGCGAAAGCTGAAAACCCATGGTCTGGAAGTTGAAATTTCCCAGCGAAGTGTTCGGCGTTATATGGCAAGTCTGAGCAAAGAACTTCCCTCGATTCCTGGACGGCGTTATGAACCCATACTGGATATGGTGCCTGGTGTTCAATGTCAGGTCGATGGCGGTGAACTGCGGGATGTTATGATCGCGGGACAACCAACGACTGTCTATTTTATGGTGTTTGTCCTGTCGTATTCTCGAATGATGTATGTCAGCGTGAGTTTACGGCCGATCAATACCGACCTGTTTATCACCATGCATGATCAGGCATTCCGTTTTTTTGACGGTGTGGTGGAAGAATGTGTTTACGATCAAACCAAACTGGTGGTGATCAAGGAAGAATTCCGGGAACTCTGGCTCAACCAGCGGTTTCATCAATATGCCAACAGCGCGGGTTTCAAGGTGCGAGCCTGTGAGGGCTATGATCCTGAAAGTAAAGGCAAAGTGGAGGCCGGCGTCAAGTATGTCCAGAAGGATTTCTTTTATGGGGACAGCTTTGCTCAAGTGGAAGATCTCCGGCAGCGGATGGTGAACTGGCTTAAAACGGTGGCCAATGTGAGGGTTCATGGCACTACCCGTGAGGTTCCATGGGACGTGTATGATTTACGGGAACGTCCACGGATGAAACCTTATTTGAGTCCGAAATGTTTACAGCAGGTTTGTCTGGGAGAAACCCGTCAGGTGGACAAAACATCGCTGATTTCATGGCAGTCCAACAAATATTCGGTTCCAGGCCAATATCAGTCATCCTCCGTGTTTGTCAGGCAGGAAGAGGGTTGGTTGTTGATTCACGCGCCGGATTCCAATCAACCGATCACAAGACACCGGATATCCGCCCGCAAGGGAGAAGTGATCAAGAATCTGAATCATTATCGTTCCCGGCAGGATCAAATTGTCCGCTATGAACAAACCCTGCAATCGCTTCTGGGGGATGAATTGGCTTCCAGTTTGTGTCAACTTCTCCGGAAAACGACACCGGACCTGTATAAAGATCAGTTGGCAGGATTGAAGCTTGTGCTTGGACAATATCCTTCGGTGACCCTGCTGCGGCCATGGCTCAAGGACCTGACTCAACGAGCTGAACTGCGGGTGAGTTATATTCGGGATTATTTGGCCGCGGCCATGAATAATCCCTTGTCGCTGCCGCTGGAAGAGCATCTTCTTTCCAGAGATTTGAAACTCTATCGCGGGTTGGATCAAAAAACTTTGGGTCGGGAGGACGTATGA